In Brevibacillus brevis NBRC 100599, a single genomic region encodes these proteins:
- a CDS encoding HAD hydrolase-like protein, producing the protein MTVPFAILFDMDGTLLQTEKLSTPAFIRTFDQLRQKGLWQGETPDERELINVLGMTIEQIWDKLLPGASEEAIRSADAFLLDNEIQLLKERVTELYPDVKSTLEKLHEKGVALFVASNGQEEYIDAICQAYELKPLMTDLYSAGRFRTHSKNDLVAKLLSDYKIGQAIMVGDRHSDVEAGKTNGLFTIGCDFGFAKPGELDGADVIITSFSQLLNHLPAIDTNKQEQA; encoded by the coding sequence ATGACTGTACCATTCGCGATATTATTTGATATGGATGGCACGTTACTGCAAACAGAAAAGCTGTCGACCCCCGCTTTTATTCGAACGTTTGACCAGCTTCGTCAAAAAGGGCTATGGCAAGGGGAAACCCCTGACGAGCGTGAACTGATCAATGTACTGGGAATGACGATCGAGCAGATCTGGGACAAATTACTGCCGGGTGCGAGTGAAGAAGCCATTCGCTCAGCAGATGCTTTCTTGCTAGACAACGAAATCCAGTTACTCAAAGAACGAGTGACCGAGCTATATCCGGATGTAAAATCAACCTTAGAAAAGCTGCATGAAAAAGGAGTTGCTTTATTTGTAGCAAGCAATGGGCAGGAAGAGTACATCGATGCCATTTGTCAGGCATACGAGTTAAAGCCGCTGATGACAGACCTGTACTCGGCTGGTCGTTTCCGCACGCATTCCAAAAATGACCTGGTTGCAAAATTGTTGTCTGATTACAAAATTGGGCAGGCCATCATGGTAGGAGATCGTCACTCCGACGTGGAAGCAGGCAAGACAAACGGTTTATTTACCATTGGATGCGACTTTGGTTTTGCGAAACCAGGCGAGCTTGATGGGGCAGATGTTATTATCACCAGCTTCTCTCAGCTACTGAATCATTTGCCAGCAATCGACACCAATAAGCAAGAACAAGCATAA